The stretch of DNA GTCGTTCTCCAACATGATATCTGAAGGCTCCCGAAAGGGAGCTTTCCTTATCATTATAACCAAGGCTATGTAGATTAAGAAAGAACGCTCTCGCGAGCGTTCTTTCTACTGATTAATAGAAATCCCAATGACGGCGATGCTTCTTCTTACAAACTACCAAGGCCTTTTGTCCCGGATGGAGTTTCACGATAATTACTTTTTTTCTACGATGATGACACATAATTATCACCTCCTTTACTAACAGTATATGGCTCGTAATTAGATTGGATTGGACGAAAAGACAATGAGAGGTATTTAGGGCCAGTGGAGGGGGGAGAGATCAACCATGGAGAATGATGCTCCAAATTTGCAATAATATACTATAGGGTCTTTAAGCTAAGATGTAATATATGAGAATAGCCGGAAAGAGGGGTTCTCATGGATATTACATCTATTTTGATTTATTGTACGGTTGCAACCTTTACACCTGGACCTACGAATGTTGTTATATTGTCTACTGTGCATCATCATGGGGTGAGAAAAGCGATGAACTATACGTATGGAGCAACGGTGGGTTTCAGCTTATTGCTGGTTATTTCCGCTATGCTCAATACGATACTCCTTACCTTCATACCAAAGATAATTATGGTAATGCAGATCATCGGAAGCATTTATATGCTTTATCTTGCTTATATGATCTATAAAATGGATGCATCCGGCGTGGCTGAAAACGAAACGGCTACCTTTGCATCAGGATTACTTATGCAGTTTCTTAATCCCAAAGTAGTACTCTTTACATTGACGGTGATTCCAACTTTTATTATGCCAAAATATAGC from Paenibacillus sp. CAA11 encodes:
- a CDS encoding LysE family translocator, producing the protein MDITSILIYCTVATFTPGPTNVVILSTVHHHGVRKAMNYTYGATVGFSLLLVISAMLNTILLTFIPKIIMVMQIIGSIYMLYLAYMIYKMDASGVAENETATFASGLLMQFLNPKVVLFTLTVIPTFIMPKYSSNTAITLSILAITAMGFLAFVTWVLFGAIFRAFLQRHSRIVNVIMALSVAYAAIMIWM